In Bacteroidota bacterium, the sequence ATCCATTTAGTTTGATAAATAATTTACAATTTCTACATTTCCTATCATCTCTTTTAATATATTTGAAGTTCCAAAAAAATAATTTATGATGGTGAATTTGAAACGTTTGTTGATTAAAACGTTGGTGGCGTTGGCACTGTGTTTGACCGTTGAGAATGGCTTTTCACAGTTGTATAATGAGGAAGCTTTCAAGCTGGTAAAAACGCTTGAATGGGTGAATAATTATTATGTCGATACGGCGAATGAGCATAAGCTTACGGAAGCCGCCATTGTCGAGATTATGAAAAACCTGGATCCTCATTCAACCTATATTTCAAAAGAAGAAGTAAAGGAGATGAATGAGCCTCTTCAGGGAAACTTTGAAGGAATAGGCGTTTCATTCAATATCATGAACGATACCATTTTGGTCGTTGAACCTATAGCCGGTGGCCCTTCCGAAAAACTAGGCATCAGGGCCGGTGACCGGATTATTACTATTGACGGGAAAAATGTGGCCGGCGTTGGAATAAAAACCTCTGATGTATTTGCTAAATTGCGCGGCCGGAAAGGTACGAAGGTGGTTGTAGGCATCAAAAGAAGGAATGTGCCGGGAATTTTAGAATTTAACATTACCCGTGATAAAATTCCAATTTATAGCATAGATGCAACATACATGATTGATAGCCACACGGGTTATATTAAATTGAACCGTTTTTCATTTACTACATTAAATGAATTTGCCCAATCCCTGGCAAAATTGAAAGCTCAGAAGGCTGAAAACCTTATCCTTGATTTATGCGGAAATGGGGGTGGATATCTTGATGTTGCCATCAGTCTGGCCGATCAATTTTTGCCCGATAAAAAGCTTATTTTATATACTCAGGGTATACACAGCCCAAAAACGGAATATTTTTCCACTGCAGCCGGGAATTTTGAAAAAGGCAAATTGATCATTCTGGTTGATGAAGGATCAGCTTCGGCAAGCGAAATTGTTTCAGGCGCTATTCAGGACTGGGACAGGGGGTTGATTATTGGCCGCCGTTCTTTTGGAAAAGGATTGGTGCAGCGTCCCTTCACCTTTATGGATGGTTCTATGCTGCGGCTTACCATTGCCCGTTATTATACACCTACCGGCCGGCTTATTCAAAAACCTTATGACAAGGGTATTGAAGATTATTCACACGACCTGATTAAACGTTATAACAACGGCGAACTTTCCAATGAGGACAGTATCCATTTCCCGGAATCCCAGAAATTTTATACCATGATCAACAAACGTGTGGTTTATGGTGGCGGGGGCATAATGCCGGATTATTTTGTACCTCTGGATACTACTGGTTATTCAGATTATTACAGGGATTTGATTGCCAAAGGGATATTTAATCAGTTTATGCTGGGTTATACAGACAATCACCGGGAGGAACTGAAAAGTCTATATCCTGATTTTAAGGATTTTGACAAAAAATTTATGGTAACCGATAGTTTGCTGAAACAGCTTACCGATTATGCTGTAAAAGAAAAGTTGCCCCTGAATGAAAAGGAATTAAGCCTTTCTGATTTTAAATTGAGGCTATTGATGAAGGCTTATGTGGCCCGGGATATTTATACATCCAGCGAATTTTACCAGGTACTCAATCAGGATGAACCTATTGTGAAAAAAGCTGTTGAAGTTCTCGAAAACGATGATCTTTACCAGAAGAAACTTTTGAAGAGGTAATTTGAATGGTTTTGGATACATTAAGCTGGCTTGAACATTATATTGAGTGGGCAGGGGCAATACTTAGTTTGGCATACTTGTTTTTTTCCATTAAACAGAACATCTTGCTTTGGCCCCT encodes:
- a CDS encoding S41 family peptidase; amino-acid sequence: MMVNLKRLLIKTLVALALCLTVENGFSQLYNEEAFKLVKTLEWVNNYYVDTANEHKLTEAAIVEIMKNLDPHSTYISKEEVKEMNEPLQGNFEGIGVSFNIMNDTILVVEPIAGGPSEKLGIRAGDRIITIDGKNVAGVGIKTSDVFAKLRGRKGTKVVVGIKRRNVPGILEFNITRDKIPIYSIDATYMIDSHTGYIKLNRFSFTTLNEFAQSLAKLKAQKAENLILDLCGNGGGYLDVAISLADQFLPDKKLILYTQGIHSPKTEYFSTAAGNFEKGKLIILVDEGSASASEIVSGAIQDWDRGLIIGRRSFGKGLVQRPFTFMDGSMLRLTIARYYTPTGRLIQKPYDKGIEDYSHDLIKRYNNGELSNEDSIHFPESQKFYTMINKRVVYGGGGIMPDYFVPLDTTGYSDYYRDLIAKGIFNQFMLGYTDNHREELKSLYPDFKDFDKKFMVTDSLLKQLTDYAVKEKLPLNEKELSLSDFKLRLLMKAYVARDIYTSSEFYQVLNQDEPIVKKAVEVLENDDLYQKKLLKR